The following is a genomic window from Branchiostoma lanceolatum isolate klBraLanc5 chromosome 10, klBraLanc5.hap2, whole genome shotgun sequence.
AAGCCGTCCTTGCCGTCAAAGTTGAAGTACAAACTGGCTCCTATTGTTATCCCCAGCCAGCCGTCAGGTTTGTACTTGTCTTCCATTTTCAGCGGAATGATGTCTGTGCTCCTGGTCCCAGCGTATTCACACTCTGTTATGAAAAAGGAAACAGCAAATAGTTTTGAGCAAGACAGCATTAGACATGACCATTGATTTTTTGATAAATTCACTCTTTCCAGTCCCCTTTCTTAACTCACAATTTCAGAAAGATGATAAAAAGACACAATGGCTAATTTTCATCTAAAAAAAAGCGTCCACAATGAGAAAGCACTTTTTCCCTGcagctactacatgtacctctcctACAGTTTGCGCTCTCCTTGTACTTGCGGGACATACAGATGAGCACGACAGCTGCGTTCTCCACCGCCCCCGCCATGGCTTCAAGAGTGGAACCGCCCATTTGATCAATGTCCATCCAGACCTTGTAACCATTAATCTGCAAAGTGCTCTTGATCTGTAATATCAATAAGGTGTTCAACATCATATTTACGAAGTATATATGAATGGTCAATAATATGcttcgtttaaaaaaaaaattcatccaACGCCAAGAAAACTACCTACCTGCTTGACGATTTCCTGGTCATCCCATTGGTAACTAAGCATCACATGACCAACACGACTCACTCTCTTGTTGTCATCTGTACGACTGGTGCCTGCCTTCCCAACTATGATAAGGAATGAAGCTATGTTTGTCAAAATATAATGGTAACAATAACAGCTTAACACAGCTTTTGACAAGGTGCCTCCTTATACTTATGACGGGGAAGCAGGAAGTATCTATGCAATGACAACGTGTTCGTACCTTTCTGTTGGcgctcctcttcctcctctagTTGCCAGAGAGCCCCACGAGCGACTTTTGCCACATCAGAATTCCCACTTCTCTTGAACTTCTTCAGCTGTGGAATGAATGGTCGGATCTTCTCCCTGTTGTCTCGATGGAAGGCGAGCTGTGTGATGGCCTTGATGGCGTGAATCTTCTCGTCTTCTTCTCCCTCAGTCATTAGTTTGGACAAGGGCGTCAGGACACCTTCCGCCAccagtttttgctgtgttttgaaAGATTACAGATGTAAAGAAACATTAATAAAATTCTGCCAATTCAAGATGGTGGTAACGAAAAAACCCTGGGTTTCGAAGTGTCGCAAAGTTTAGACTCTCCCAtatgtttgtgttcttttgaTAAACATCCCTAAACTGATTTACCCATTTCATCAAGAATTGTGATTAAATCTTGAGCGGAAATAGTGGGGAAAAGCAAATTGTTTCTTGGGTTATTAGAACTAACCTTCTGATTTAAGCATACAACTTACTGCaaaaagcattcaatgacaaatTACAAATAGGTATTTTTAGAAGACTACATGTGGTGTAGAAAATACAATTCAAATGCTAGAAGTTTGCTATTTGAAGTTATTTCTCTTCAGTTTATTTGTCCATTCGTTCGGCAGTGTGATCCGAGTGAAGCGAAGTGTCAAAAATCCTCAAATTCTACGTAAGAAAACTCTACTTAAGCCCTTTACCTTATTGTCGTCATGAGAAGTGTCGTTCACAGCCAGCCTCTCAACTCCCATGGCCAGCTCGGTAGCTCTGAATCCCAGGTGCTTTTTCGTGGCATCATCTACGGCCATTGTGAACACCTCAATGATGAACCTGACGACAGATGTGTCCGCCACGATACGTAGATTTTCCTCCTTATCTGAGTCAAggtaaaatcttgttttcatttGGAGTTCGTTCATTTAATTCTACAACATGTGGCTAGCAATTCAGGGTTCACTCACAGGTAAAACAATAATTCCAGAGATGATCGTTGGGCCTTTAGACGGCCCTCTTTGCTCTTGCAGACTGCCATCCGGTTTGATTTAACGATGATTGTTCTTTGTTGCTattctgttctttttttcttcaaataatCGATTTCCATTGATAACGTTTTTAAGCTGTTAACACTGTCTAATCAATGACCATACTCACTGATTACATACGCCAGCGTCAAGGTAGCACTCGTCTTCAGCCTGTCATTGTGAGCCTGCAGGTAGGGGATCAGACTCCCTATTGCGTTGGCGTCGCTGAAGAGCGGTCTGATGCTTGGAACTCTTGACATGTTGTGCAAGGTACCCAAGGAAAGGCGGGCAATCttcaaacatttctgtaaaTACACACAGTGGAAAATGGCTTTTACATTCCATGCTCATTTGAGTgtttgatagatagatagatgtatgtgtgcgtgcgtgcgtgcgtgcgcgcgcgtgagtgtgagtgtttgtgtgtgtgtgtgtgtgtgtgcgtttgtgagtgtgtgtatgtgtgtgtgtgtgtgtgtttgtgagtgagtgtgtatgtatgtatgtgtgtgtgtgtgtgtgtgtgtgtgagtgtatgtgtgtgtttgtgtttgtgtgtgtttgtgtgtgtgtgtttgtgtaggtATGTGTTTATCTTTCTCGGCAGGTTTAATTGTACATATCCATAGATATGTAAGTGGTAAGTGGTATTCATAGATATAAATAAATCTGAATAAGTGTATACATTTGACTAGACAGGTAAAACCatgttttacaacaacaacagttagTAAATCTACCTATAAACGGCATTTTTCTGCCATCAGCCAATAGTGACCTCTGGCTGATCTACAAAACACATTGTATCCGTCAACAGTACCAGAAGTCAGCGGGGACGTCGTTGAGTAAAAATGGTTCTGATACGGCTACTATGTCTTGTGTGTGAACAATGTATACGTAATTGAAATACACCAATTTCATTGcttgtggagggggggggggtggagaaACCCAAAGGAAGAAGATAATTGTACTCACAGCGTCGGTTGCCCAAGACGCCTTGAAGGTGTCCAGGTCTTTAACCAGGACAGGGATGATCCCAGCCTTCCCTAGTTCTTCAGCAAACTTTTGGCACAGGTTTGAGTAGTTGAGACAGCAGGCGTATAGACACTCCAGGTAGGGCCAGACATCTTCCGAGAACCCGCCATGTTCCATCCCTCGTAACCACTGGATGTTACTGGTGAAAACCTGCGCGGCACCGATGTCGGCCAGACGGTCGCCAAGGTACAGCTTCTGAGATTTCGTCGCATACGTAAGATATGGAACATGGACTTTGGCCTCCAGAATGTCTATATTGTCGATCACAGCTAACACGTCTCCAGTACCGTCCCTAAGTGTGGCGATGGCCTCGGTCATTTCATTCACGACAGGTGCGAGGCATGTTGACGGTTCTTCCGGACGTAACGCCATCATTCCGTGGAGAAGAGCACACGTAAAATGGCCTACAATGTACAGGGCAGACAAGATTGTTAGTAGCAGTGTATGATATAGTGTGACGTGGCCAGCACTAGTCTCATTACAGGCTGTGCCACTAGCTGACAGTGTTCTGCCTCACGTATATATCCGGTATCATTGTTTTGGAACTCAATAGTTCCGATTCAACGCCAACATGAAACATGTATCGGGCACTCCATGACGTCGCGCTAACATGGGAACATTATACACACGCCTGAAATACGCAACTTGCAGAGCTTCGGAAAGTGAGAGTAAATACGATCACATGTTGTAACGGTGACTCTCGTAAAGTAAACATTTGTGCCAGGTACACTCTGATCTTGCGTAGACGACAAATGGTAAGGTACCGGAAAGTCGTGTATTTAGAGATACGACAGTTATAATGCAAAGAACAAGGTCACTCGGAGACGATACTACATAGTTTGCTTCTCCAAGCATACTTTGGACAGAAAATGCGTTCTTTTAACCGGGACGCAAAAAGACACACGCAGGCTATCTTTCCTGTCGTCATTACTGATTACTGTCGTTGGCAATGTAATTGAAGCCGAGTTCGTAAAAATTCCACGACGTGCGCTAATCAACCTTGGCCTTCAGACAACACGCCCAGAGCTgtcacagatagtctactgaaaccagctcaggggcgcacccgggggagccacacgctcaaatttcaaccagtTAACgtccggacagactcttacaaacattcattcttttcccgcaccatccccgagtggaacgccctgcctggcgcggttgttacggctcccaccgttgagtcataccgtgccaggctggaggcctgcccgcctaagcctgggacctcctccccccctactttgcccctcgcggggttatttgggggctaTCGAAGTTTAAGTTGAAGACATACCGGGGCCGCACAGTGGTATGTCTACAAGGCCAGTATAGATTCTTAGTTCTATAGATCTATTAGTTCCAGGTCGACTCAACGCCAACATGAAAAATTTAGCGGTCACTCCGTGATCGTAGGTGTACCCTGAGAACACATGCTGGAAAGATAAAAGTTTCAGAGTTtgggaaagtgaaagtgatcacCTGGTGTAGGGGTGACTCGAAAGGTAAGCATTCATGCCAGGTACACTTTGCTTTTATGTACAAATGGTAAGGTATCTGTGACGCGTACTTTCCGGAGGTGCGACAGCAACTCTGCAAAGGAGGTGTCGTAAGAAGATTAAGTCAAAACCCACATACCTTACATCGCCCGGGACAAATTGCTGTGGACAAAATGGCGACCAAAGCGACTGTTACCGAGGGTTCACAGCGGAGACGTAGCAACAATACCTTGTGAAACTAAAATGGCGCCAAAGCAAACACCTTTTGTATGGCCCATACGTATACATTACACTTATTATTGTTCCAAAGAAAAGCAGTCGTGCAGCAAGCAGAGCGTaggtcattaacattaatcaTCGGTGTTTGATATCAACTCCCTGGTTTCTTTCAAGCATGGCTGTGTACATGCCTATGTATTGTATTATATCATGTTCCGATCTGTACAGCTGTGTATATTTCGTACCGTTGCACGTTGACAAAAGgggttgttttccttttttcatgtgtTGAAATACAATACATCGACTCAAGTTTACACATAATACTAGCAACTTATTTTGCCGATGAGAGACACGGGGAGTTCGATGTCAGATTGACACATTCTTAACCACGCGATTGTGTTGCCGGTAGATCGAGTTACGGTTTGAAAAGACCGCATGTTTCCCTGTCTACGTTCCCCTAATGTCTAGATCTCCTCTACTGGCCTTTAGCCCTGGCCTTGGCACTTTTTGTCCGTACTAAGTAAGTACAACATACACACGgggtttgtttgcttgtccaTGTACCTAAAGCCCCTATCCCACTGaaccgcggcacgttggcggcatcgctgcgtcccaaactgaatttgtgttacccttataTTTATAAAGGGAATagcatgcaaaacgtacaagtatgactaaaaagacaacaaaacacacaaagcgtaaaaggattcgtttttttttcgatgaaattcgttgagcgcgctgtcaaatggctctgtcgcagcgaggtcgccattGTGcggtgggtccagtgagataggggcttaagacAGAGTGTACATCTATGCATTTGGATGTCAAACGTCGGTCTCTATAAATATCACAGAAACACTATACTCATTAAATACTCAGTAAAGCATAATGTTATAATTCACAGATAATCATATTTCTCTTACCCAGTAAAAATCCAGCGCTAGTCTGTGGCAAGGACTGTGAGCTAGGATACAAGGTAGGAAGTTTAGCTTGGCTCCAGGGCCCTAGAAGCAGAAAGTTAAACACTGGGAGCGGAACATGAAACACTGAAAGCGGAACATGAAACACTGAAAGCGGAACATAAAACACAAAGGCTTTTCTTTGTGTTTCATGTTCTGCTTCTAGTGTTACATGTTCCGCTCTATACAGTTGTATGTCCCTTCAGTGGGAAGTATCAAATAGTGGGGTTGGCTCTGCTGGTTTTAATGGTTAACTTCAGATACAGTATGTGACAGACGAAGAGAAGATGGTggttgttgtcttttattttcatgtttcacACAAACAAGTTGAACACTCACTTACAAACAAACTTACTCACTCATCTtcgccgcttttcaacaagttgtacacacaccaaatatgataGAAGAGTTTGCATGCATTAGTATTATGTACAGATAATATTATTAGTTCAAATACAGTAATAATCCAAAATCTAAACAAATCCAATCACCATTTTGTACTAAATCAGATGTCATACTGGGCTCATATCTCAAACATTAGATGAAcccagatgaactttcatgctacgACTAGTGTGTCAAGGTGTCAGAATGTTTCGATTGTAGAATTGTAATGATCGTCAGGCTTATATTCAGCTGTCAGAGTCCGCATACTATTTTAACGTTGTATGCTGAAGTGAAGCACAATCCTATTCCCAATATGAATGTAGAGTTTACATTTACTAATAATTTCATCAGACCATGATATATTGTAAACCATCccagatatatacatatattaggCTTCTATTTATCTGCCATACACTCTATTTACATGCAACTCTGGTTAGATTATTTCTACTGATGAACAAATTCCTCTTCCTCATTGCTGACTGCTTCTTTGTTATTAGTTcctttcaacaagcacaatggacagtTCATCAAAGGATTAACGTCCCGTCTTGAGGACTGGGGCACTTTTCAATAGACTGAGTATGCAATTCGAGTGATCGACAACAGCCTTAATTTCAACTCTGGATCTCTTGGTAATCCATGACTCACAAATCAATGGACAACGCACGCACGCAAAGTATTAATTACCATTTACACATATTATCATTTGGTGATTTTCTCTTGACTACCCAAATAAAACAAGGTGTTCAAATAATCATAGTCTCATCTTAGCAAAGGAACCCACTGTAGTATCTTCTTATAGATTATGAAATGGGGCCCTGAATTtcgtgatatatatatatataactttacTTAACATACCTAAGTCATAACGTTCATGGAGAAGCTAATAAAACTAGCTTAAGCAATGAAAATTATCCTACTCAACACATTCACTTACATATATAGCTTGTCTTCGCAATTAACCTTTCATGTATGTCATCCATTCAAATTAACTGACAAGTGGAAGATCCCTTTACCACGAATTTGTCTTTCCTAAACGCATCTGACTTCTTCAGCGCGACACAGAATTTCCTCTTGCTCGCGATGCTCCTCAGTCCCAGGTCATCCTCGATCGACTTGTAGAACTCGGCAGGggcctggaatagaagtacgaGTTTAGAGACCTCATACCCCAATtaattttctttcccttttttcaGATTGTCTCATAATTGTGAAAATAAGACTATTCTAAATGATAGTCTTCTTTAACATCATTGAACACATAGGTTGAAATCAATTTACATTTCAccagttattatgcaaatgacttccaaatTTGCATACCAGTACTGTAGTACATAATGCATGGCTATGTACACCTTCCACTAACGTACACAACTTAACTAACAggtatgaaattcccatcatcgACATTTACCACGAAGGCATTATGGCAATTTCGcatcattaataatgcaaatcaggcccacttttgcataatttgcatatgtgCATGTTCCGCTCGCCATAGATTACATACATTAAACCTAAAGTCCTATTATGGGAAAAATAGAACTATTGAATTTGGGGGCTTAAGCAAATAAGTCATTCTGATTCAATCTGTAACATACAAAAGATTCTTGCGTAATTTCTTACCTCCTTCTTCATCTTGCGCAGGAAGTCCAAGTCTTCCGGCTCCAGCTTCTCGAGATCCCTGAAACACAGGAGGGTACACATG
Proteins encoded in this region:
- the LOC136443817 gene encoding uncharacterized protein translates to MMALRPEEPSTCLAPVVNEMTEAIATLRDGTGDVLAVIDNIDILEAKVHVPYLTYATKSQKLYLGDRLADIGAAQVFTSNIQWLRGMEHGGFSEDVWPYLECLYACCLNYSNLCQKFAEELGKAGIIPVLVKDLDTFKASWATDAKCLKIARLSLGTLHNMSRVPSIRPLFSDANAIGSLIPYLQAHNDRLKTSATLTLAYVINKEENLRIVADTSVVRFIIEVFTMAVDDATKKHLGFRATELAMGVERLAVNDTSHDDNKQKLVAEGVLTPLSKLMTEGEEDEKIHAIKAITQLAFHRDNREKIRPFIPQLKKFKRSGNSDVAKVARGALWQLEEEEERQQKVGKAGTSRTDDNKRVSRVGHVMLSYQWDDQEIVKQIKSTLQINGYKVWMDIDQMGGSTLEAMAGAVENAAVVLICMSRKYKESANCRRECEYAGTRSTDIIPLKMEDKYKPDGWLGITIGASLYFNFDGKDGFEIVMARLIKEIGDRGKEAVTEVDAAASERGPKLHNWTQDDIKTWVQENQLEG